One segment of Streptomyces sp. YIM 121038 DNA contains the following:
- a CDS encoding ferredoxin: MPTELPLPTRLPLAGRFAIDQTCIDCRLCQDLAPQNFECDVDNDVHYVCKQPATMDELECVIDALESCPTESIRYLAASTEE; this comes from the coding sequence GTGCCGACCGAACTGCCGCTTCCCACCCGCCTCCCGCTCGCGGGGCGGTTCGCGATCGATCAGACCTGCATCGACTGCCGCCTCTGCCAGGACCTCGCACCACAGAACTTCGAGTGCGACGTCGACAACGACGTGCACTACGTCTGCAAACAGCCCGCAACGATGGATGAGCTCGAATGTGTCATCGACGCGCTGGAATCCTGCCCGACCGAATCGATCCGGTATCTGGCCGCGTCCACGGAGGAGTGA
- a CDS encoding 4-hydroxyphenylacetate 3-hydroxylase N-terminal domain-containing protein: MTTAEPRASDTAGPSDDIEILPGSSGGAWRGQEYTASLRDKREVWSEGRRIDVTGEPRFQPMLTTLAGLYDDQHAPDRADEMLYRSPTTGRLVSRSYLAPSSREELGLKWRNSRRWAQSSGGQLSRVPDFMANVVVGLYDYRFELAKVDPEFGRNAENYYHHCRENDLSLTHGLGDPQIDRSSSPVERPELGLRVVRRGADGIVVRGAKQIATLAPYAHDVLIYLSPANYLREDPAFVCWFGIPIATPGLRVLCRKSYVDASGGLASRFDEQDAMLVFDDVFVPMSRVFLLDDSGVAARGFHELNKWSLYTGQLRFYYRLRTMLGVASLLAQSIGVDKFREVSAMLGELTSYVEIVRLGLAAVDAEAVPTASGLLAPGSTAALDAVAGGFSARASAIIRQIGASGLIMQPTHGDLGAAELRDVLDTYMCGRDIGVDEKARIFGLAADLVVDRFGMRQELYESWNRGDPARVRSMLYATYPDLERCESQVRELLAGRNGSHGS; the protein is encoded by the coding sequence GTGACGACAGCAGAACCGAGGGCCTCCGACACCGCGGGGCCGAGCGACGACATCGAGATCCTGCCGGGCTCCTCCGGAGGCGCGTGGCGCGGGCAGGAGTACACGGCCAGTCTCCGCGACAAGCGGGAGGTCTGGTCCGAAGGGCGCCGGATCGACGTGACCGGCGAGCCGAGGTTCCAGCCGATGCTGACCACCCTGGCCGGTCTCTACGACGACCAGCACGCACCGGACCGCGCGGACGAGATGCTCTACCGGTCACCCACCACGGGCAGGCTCGTCAGCCGCTCCTACCTCGCCCCGTCGAGCAGGGAGGAACTCGGCCTGAAGTGGCGGAACTCCCGCCGCTGGGCGCAGAGTTCGGGCGGCCAGCTCTCCCGGGTGCCCGACTTCATGGCGAACGTCGTCGTCGGGCTCTACGACTACCGCTTCGAGCTGGCGAAGGTGGATCCGGAGTTCGGCCGCAACGCGGAGAACTACTACCACCACTGCCGCGAGAACGACCTCTCGCTCACGCACGGCCTGGGCGACCCCCAGATCGACCGGTCGTCGAGCCCCGTCGAGCGCCCCGAACTCGGGCTGCGCGTGGTGCGCCGCGGCGCGGACGGCATCGTCGTACGGGGCGCCAAACAGATCGCGACCCTGGCCCCCTACGCCCATGACGTGCTCATCTACCTCTCCCCGGCGAACTACCTCCGCGAGGACCCGGCCTTCGTCTGCTGGTTCGGCATCCCCATCGCCACCCCGGGCCTTCGCGTGCTGTGCCGGAAGTCGTACGTCGACGCGTCCGGCGGCCTGGCCTCGCGGTTCGACGAGCAGGACGCCATGCTCGTGTTCGACGACGTGTTCGTGCCGATGTCGCGGGTGTTCCTGCTCGACGACTCCGGCGTGGCCGCCCGGGGGTTCCACGAGCTCAACAAGTGGTCGCTCTACACCGGCCAGCTCCGCTTCTACTACCGGCTGCGGACCATGCTCGGTGTGGCCTCGCTCCTCGCCCAGTCGATCGGCGTCGACAAGTTCCGCGAAGTCAGTGCCATGCTCGGCGAGTTGACGTCGTACGTGGAGATCGTGCGCCTCGGGCTCGCCGCGGTGGACGCCGAGGCCGTGCCGACCGCGTCCGGCCTGCTCGCCCCGGGCTCCACGGCCGCCCTCGACGCCGTCGCCGGGGGCTTCTCGGCCCGGGCGTCGGCCATCATCCGGCAGATCGGCGCCTCGGGCCTGATCATGCAGCCCACGCACGGCGACCTGGGCGCGGCCGAGCTGCGCGACGTCCTGGACACCTATATGTGCGGGCGGGACATCGGCGTGGACGAGAAGGCCCGGATCTTCGGTCTCGCCGCGGACCTCGTCGTCGACCGCTTCGGGATGCGCCAGGAGCTGTACGAGTCCTGGAACCGCGGTGACCCGGCCCGGGTCCGCTCGATGCTGTACGCCACGTATCCGGACCTGGAACGGTGCGAGAGCCAGGTCCGCGAGCTGCTCGCAGGACGGAACGGCAGCCATGGGTCCTGA
- a CDS encoding flavin reductase, giving the protein MGPDSIVLEGVATHNLKSVDVSFPKGKLVVAVGVSGSGKSSLVIDTLFEHSKSLYLGALSSKSLDMGDGDYQFDRIAGTQPPVALRQRDGGLSNPRSTVGTLTGLDGLYRLLFGAGSRPVCPACLGPTKPDLFCDDCGCFAEPHTARHFSPNRKEGKCLHCDGVGEIVDFSLEKIIPDPSKTLREIWDNADPGTFAIPNVRKVFEAMAADTGLDLDTPYESLSPEQCERVLHGTDTVYTIKVRKVTNDFRFEGILGFLQRSYKNTSSASRRNAFTNYLGKEPCSACAGGRLRPESLKATVAGHTFHDFQSDELSHSIARLRESLSSGGLPPQVRELATAIVKQSANIVEVGLGHLHLQRPVATLSGGELQRLLLAQHLASDLTGVMYVLDEPTAGLHESDTGRLLTSLRRLRDLGNTVIVIEHDETVIRAADWIVELGPGAGSRGGEVVFEGRFADLLRVGRSPTAAALLSRAPSRTKSDLSDGAWLEVRDISRNNVVREAARFPVGGLTCVSGVSGAGKSSLVAGVHDAVSRAIARRVAGVADDSADVTGAAALDEVIHVEQRAIGRSSRSTLVTYIGIGDHIRDAFAASADAAERGLSRAQFSPNVPGGRCEACKGLGLSEIEMTLFKSEFIVCPECEGRKFQDHVLDVRLRGSNIHDVLSMTVEDALGWFEPDSHPKVAQALTVLNEFGLGYLQLGCATTTLSGGEAQRLNLASELLTQRRSRTLFIFDEPTRGLHAADIRHLLTLFERLLSTGNTIIVIEHHTKVISIADWVVDLGPGAGGDGGRVIHCGTPEDLADNPHSSTGQYVRELRDGVGPPVHQPQAADASGAVEHARPGAAPDLRGLAKLLPLAITVVAGTKRHAEQNGSTPYGLVIGSLTVVSEELALIGFLVRSRSTSWSAIAGEGRLCVNVLDEQQTDVAAALSQGRPDSRFEDLSWTPSANGCPRLSGAFGTIDCSLESAYQLGDHEFVLAKAVSVDMNPQQDRRPLLRTGPPDSALDAYGWRRYDEEAGVR; this is encoded by the coding sequence ATGGGTCCTGACAGCATCGTTCTCGAAGGAGTGGCCACCCACAATTTGAAGTCCGTCGACGTCTCGTTTCCCAAGGGAAAGCTGGTCGTCGCCGTCGGGGTCTCGGGTTCGGGCAAGTCGTCCCTCGTCATCGACACCCTGTTCGAGCATTCCAAGTCGCTGTATCTGGGTGCCCTGTCGAGCAAGTCCCTCGACATGGGGGACGGCGACTACCAATTCGACCGCATCGCGGGCACCCAGCCGCCCGTGGCGCTGCGCCAGCGCGACGGCGGCCTGTCGAATCCGCGCTCGACCGTCGGCACGCTCACCGGTCTCGACGGGCTCTACCGGCTGCTGTTCGGGGCGGGCTCCAGGCCCGTCTGCCCGGCCTGCCTGGGGCCGACGAAGCCGGACCTGTTCTGCGACGACTGCGGCTGTTTCGCCGAACCGCACACGGCCCGGCACTTCAGTCCCAACAGGAAGGAGGGCAAGTGTCTGCACTGCGACGGCGTCGGCGAGATCGTCGATTTCTCGCTGGAGAAAATCATTCCCGACCCGTCGAAGACGCTGCGGGAAATCTGGGACAACGCCGATCCGGGCACGTTCGCGATTCCCAATGTGCGCAAGGTCTTCGAAGCGATGGCCGCGGACACGGGCCTGGACCTCGACACCCCCTATGAATCGTTGAGTCCGGAACAATGTGAGCGGGTGCTCCACGGCACGGACACGGTGTACACGATCAAGGTCCGTAAGGTCACCAACGACTTCCGCTTCGAAGGAATTCTGGGATTCCTCCAGCGCTCGTACAAGAACACCTCGTCCGCGTCGCGGCGCAACGCGTTCACGAACTACCTGGGAAAGGAGCCGTGTTCCGCGTGCGCGGGCGGACGGCTCAGGCCCGAGTCGCTCAAGGCGACGGTCGCCGGGCACACCTTCCACGACTTCCAGAGCGACGAGCTGTCGCACTCGATCGCCCGGCTGCGGGAGAGCCTGTCGTCGGGCGGTCTGCCGCCGCAGGTCCGCGAGCTCGCGACGGCCATCGTCAAACAGAGTGCAAACATCGTGGAGGTCGGTCTGGGCCATCTGCACCTGCAACGACCCGTGGCGACGCTGTCCGGCGGCGAGCTCCAGCGGCTCCTCCTCGCGCAGCACCTCGCGAGCGATCTGACCGGCGTCATGTACGTCCTGGACGAGCCCACCGCGGGACTCCACGAGAGCGACACGGGCAGGCTCCTCACCTCGCTGCGCCGGCTCAGGGACCTCGGGAACACCGTCATCGTCATCGAGCACGACGAGACCGTCATCAGGGCCGCCGACTGGATCGTGGAGCTGGGCCCGGGCGCGGGGTCGCGCGGCGGCGAGGTCGTCTTCGAGGGCCGCTTCGCCGACCTCCTGCGCGTCGGCCGGTCGCCGACGGCGGCCGCCCTGCTGTCCCGCGCGCCGTCCCGCACCAAGTCCGACCTGAGTGACGGGGCGTGGCTCGAGGTGCGCGACATCTCCCGCAACAACGTCGTACGGGAGGCCGCGAGGTTCCCGGTCGGCGGGCTCACCTGCGTCTCCGGCGTGTCGGGGGCGGGCAAGAGCTCGCTGGTGGCGGGCGTCCACGACGCCGTGTCGCGGGCCATCGCCCGGCGCGTGGCGGGCGTGGCGGACGACAGCGCCGACGTCACGGGCGCGGCCGCCCTGGACGAGGTCATCCACGTCGAGCAGCGCGCCATCGGCCGGTCGAGCCGCAGCACGCTCGTCACCTACATCGGCATCGGCGACCACATCCGGGACGCCTTCGCGGCCAGTGCCGACGCGGCCGAACGAGGCCTGAGCCGAGCGCAGTTCAGTCCGAACGTGCCCGGCGGCCGCTGCGAGGCGTGCAAGGGGCTCGGCCTCTCCGAGATCGAGATGACGCTCTTCAAGAGCGAGTTCATCGTGTGCCCGGAGTGCGAGGGACGCAAGTTCCAGGACCACGTGCTCGACGTGCGCCTGCGCGGCAGCAACATCCACGACGTCCTGTCGATGACCGTCGAGGACGCCCTCGGCTGGTTCGAGCCGGACAGCCACCCGAAGGTCGCCCAGGCCCTCACCGTCCTGAACGAGTTCGGCCTGGGGTATCTGCAACTGGGGTGCGCGACGACCACCCTCTCCGGCGGCGAGGCACAGCGGCTCAACCTCGCGAGCGAGCTGCTCACCCAGCGCCGCAGCCGCACGCTGTTCATCTTCGACGAGCCGACGCGCGGCCTGCACGCCGCCGACATCCGCCACCTCCTGACGCTGTTCGAGCGGCTGCTGTCCACGGGAAACACCATCATCGTCATCGAGCACCACACGAAGGTCATCTCGATCGCGGACTGGGTGGTCGACCTCGGCCCCGGCGCGGGCGGCGACGGCGGCCGCGTCATCCACTGCGGCACCCCCGAGGACCTCGCCGACAACCCGCACAGCAGCACGGGACAGTACGTGCGCGAACTCCGGGACGGTGTCGGCCCGCCGGTCCACCAGCCGCAGGCGGCCGACGCCTCCGGGGCCGTGGAACACGCGCGGCCGGGCGCGGCGCCCGATCTGCGGGGCCTCGCAAAGCTGCTGCCGCTGGCCATCACGGTGGTCGCCGGGACGAAGCGGCACGCGGAACAGAACGGGTCGACGCCCTACGGGCTCGTGATCGGCTCCCTCACCGTCGTCTCCGAGGAACTGGCGCTGATCGGCTTCCTGGTGCGGTCGCGCAGCACGAGCTGGTCGGCCATCGCGGGCGAGGGCCGGCTCTGCGTCAACGTCCTCGACGAACAGCAGACGGACGTGGCCGCCGCGCTCTCGCAGGGCAGGCCGGACAGCCGCTTCGAGGACCTGTCCTGGACCCCGTCGGCGAACGGCTGCCCCCGGCTCTCCGGCGCCTTCGGGACCATCGACTGCAGCCTGGAGTCGGCGTACCAGCTCGGCGATCACGAATTCGTCCTGGCGAAGGCCGTGAGCGTCGACATGAATCCCCAGCAGGACCGGCGGCCGCTGCTGCGCACCGGCCCGCCCGACAGCGCCCTGGACGCCTACGGATGGCGCCGCTACGACGAAGAGGCGGGGGTGAGGTGA
- a CDS encoding carbon-nitrogen hydrolase family protein has translation MTIFVAQHARRPSAEATVEVVLDDLDSWVSAEAKFVVLPENVFAGGDGSVVLPLHLRERCLERLTRLARRRGTYVLTGSWAEERSGGDPVQVTRLLDPSGAVRAQVERPLLPDGTTGTGDDFPVVETEFGHVGVLLGPDFWLVEPPRIECLGGAELLLVAGSLDGREQAAQRAAVWGIATLNTVAVAFASSLSDRSGGGSAVAMPEGFAAEGDTHETVLEAPWDLERVRYLREPDLRFQQTLWFGLWARRPDLYAALVDGHGAAGHPSRARVS, from the coding sequence GTGACCATCTTCGTAGCGCAGCACGCGCGGCGTCCGAGCGCCGAGGCGACGGTCGAAGTCGTCCTGGACGACCTCGACAGCTGGGTGAGCGCCGAGGCCAAGTTCGTCGTCCTGCCGGAGAACGTGTTCGCCGGCGGCGACGGCTCCGTGGTCCTGCCGCTCCACCTGCGGGAGCGGTGCCTGGAGCGCCTGACGAGGCTGGCGCGCAGGCGCGGCACCTACGTCCTCACCGGCTCGTGGGCCGAGGAGCGCTCCGGCGGCGACCCGGTGCAGGTGACCCGGCTGCTCGACCCGAGCGGTGCGGTCCGCGCGCAGGTGGAGCGGCCGCTCCTGCCCGACGGGACGACGGGCACCGGGGACGACTTCCCGGTCGTCGAGACCGAGTTCGGCCACGTCGGCGTCTTGCTCGGCCCCGACTTCTGGCTGGTCGAGCCGCCGCGCATCGAGTGCCTCGGCGGCGCGGAGCTGCTCCTCGTGGCGGGCTCGCTCGACGGCAGGGAGCAGGCCGCGCAGCGGGCCGCCGTCTGGGGCATCGCGACCCTCAACACCGTCGCGGTGGCCTTCGCGAGCTCCCTCAGCGACCGCTCCGGCGGGGGCAGCGCCGTGGCGATGCCCGAGGGGTTCGCCGCCGAGGGGGACACGCACGAGACCGTCCTCGAAGCGCCCTGGGACCTCGAACGCGTCCGCTACCTCAGGGAGCCCGACCTGCGCTTCCAACAGACGCTGTGGTTCGGCCTGTGGGCACGCCGGCCCGACCTGTACGCGGCGCTCGTGGACGGCCACGGGGCGGCCGGGCACCCGAGCAGGGCGCGGGTGAGCTGA
- a CDS encoding BtrH N-terminal domain-containing protein: MGVIDLTPFSGDHCESTALVNMLRNRGIDLGEPMVFGLGQGLSFLYWHAKQMPAPFLAGRVKPDQLMRNAARALGLDLREQRTTSRTKAESSLVEALDDGDVVGLKLDRYHLDYAQEDHHFAAHYVACVGYEDDRFVVVETSSLGIQSTSRQSMAEARAAKGPMSSRNLSFVIRSGGYDPTTLAEACRASIRATAREFLRPPIANLGFKGIAKTSAVMRKGWGRLEDPGRVLGLVGTSMEEGGTGGGLFRTLWARFLEEAHGLTGIAAYERGATEYHRVSERWTAVANLLREADDSTAHAALDEAAAIVGELATEEQKAMAELEEASR; this comes from the coding sequence ATGGGAGTCATTGACCTCACGCCGTTCTCCGGCGACCACTGCGAATCCACCGCTCTGGTGAACATGCTGCGCAACCGCGGCATCGACCTCGGCGAGCCCATGGTCTTCGGCCTGGGACAGGGCCTGTCCTTCCTCTACTGGCACGCGAAGCAGATGCCCGCCCCGTTCCTCGCCGGGCGCGTCAAGCCGGACCAGCTCATGCGCAACGCGGCCCGGGCCCTCGGCCTCGACCTGCGGGAGCAGCGGACCACGTCCCGGACGAAGGCCGAGTCGAGCCTCGTCGAGGCCCTCGACGACGGCGACGTGGTGGGCCTGAAACTGGACCGCTACCACCTCGACTACGCCCAGGAGGACCACCACTTCGCCGCGCACTACGTCGCCTGCGTCGGCTACGAGGACGACCGGTTCGTCGTCGTGGAGACCTCCTCGCTGGGCATCCAGTCGACGTCCCGGCAGAGCATGGCCGAGGCCCGCGCCGCCAAGGGACCCATGAGCTCGCGCAACCTCTCCTTCGTGATCAGGTCCGGCGGATACGACCCGACGACGCTGGCCGAGGCCTGCCGGGCCTCGATCCGGGCCACCGCCCGGGAGTTCCTGCGCCCGCCCATCGCGAACCTCGGCTTCAAGGGCATCGCGAAGACCAGCGCGGTGATGCGCAAGGGCTGGGGCCGCCTGGAGGACCCCGGCCGCGTCCTCGGGCTCGTCGGCACCAGCATGGAGGAGGGCGGCACCGGCGGCGGGCTCTTCCGGACGCTGTGGGCCCGCTTCCTCGAAGAGGCCCACGGCCTCACCGGCATCGCGGCGTACGAGCGCGGCGCGACCGAGTACCACCGCGTATCCGAGCGGTGGACGGCGGTGGCGAACCTCCTGCGCGAAGCCGACGACTCCACCGCGCACGCGGCCCTCGACGAGGCCGCGGCGATCGTCGGCGAGCTCGCGACCGAGGAGCAGAAGGCGATGGCCGAGCTGGAGGAGGCATCCCGATGA
- a CDS encoding carbon-nitrogen hydrolase family protein, giving the protein MRVAVVQTRWADDHHEGLQSAYKAIEEVCGGGDIDMVCFPEFLLGPPWYMPGQDGLRGHTDTPVPGPVVDGFQSLARKVDTNILLGSIVEDLQDGMYRNTSLVIGRQGAITDRAVKAHAFGNEMVVCRQAESLGVMRTEFGLIGVAVCSDFWIPEVIRLLALAGARTVFVPGGTLRQNQALMVNALRTAAYLNDVTIVYASSVGVVRGVRGDRLVEIHFAGTSLVTTPGGIVAQAGSDEPEVLVVDLPAPADGDGSPGGDGRRWQELRRPGAYGALLNGYVGAHRDLAAELRSSMAGASGGAAERGRPVGSTPRSEGTGS; this is encoded by the coding sequence ATGAGGGTAGCGGTAGTACAGACCCGCTGGGCCGACGATCACCACGAAGGCCTGCAGAGCGCGTACAAGGCGATCGAGGAAGTCTGCGGCGGCGGCGACATCGACATGGTCTGCTTCCCCGAGTTCCTGCTCGGCCCGCCGTGGTACATGCCGGGCCAGGACGGGTTGCGGGGGCACACCGACACCCCCGTCCCCGGGCCCGTCGTCGACGGCTTCCAGTCCCTGGCCCGCAAGGTCGACACGAACATCCTCCTGGGCTCGATCGTGGAGGACCTCCAGGACGGGATGTACCGGAACACCTCGCTCGTCATCGGCCGCCAGGGAGCCATCACCGACCGCGCCGTCAAGGCGCACGCGTTCGGCAACGAGATGGTCGTGTGCCGCCAGGCCGAGTCGCTCGGCGTCATGCGGACCGAGTTCGGCCTGATCGGCGTGGCCGTGTGCTCGGACTTCTGGATCCCGGAAGTCATCCGGCTGCTCGCCCTCGCCGGGGCGCGCACCGTCTTCGTGCCGGGCGGGACGCTCCGCCAGAACCAGGCGCTGATGGTGAACGCGCTGCGCACCGCGGCGTACCTGAACGACGTCACCATCGTCTACGCCAGCTCGGTCGGCGTCGTCAGGGGCGTGCGCGGGGACCGCCTCGTCGAGATCCACTTCGCCGGTACGAGCCTGGTCACCACGCCGGGCGGCATCGTCGCCCAGGCGGGCAGCGACGAGCCGGAGGTGCTGGTCGTCGACCTCCCGGCCCCGGCCGACGGCGACGGGTCCCCGGGCGGCGACGGCCGGCGCTGGCAGGAGCTGCGCAGGCCCGGCGCGTACGGGGCGCTCCTGAACGGCTACGTCGGAGCGCACCGCGACCTCGCCGCCGAACTGCGGTCGAGCATGGCCGGGGCGAGCGGCGGCGCGGCGGAGCGAGGTCGCCCGGTCGGGTCGACCCCAAGGAGTGAGGGGACGGGTTCGTGA
- a CDS encoding AMP-binding protein — translation MTTPARAAGHDARDRLRDVLLARVDVARHVAEVTSFDRRALDSWVRRALAATVAHACDNSPFYAGFVPAHLVRAVADGGPGAFGALPFTTREHLSAAYPLGMLAVPRRDVIRFDESSGTGNGRPVAAFFTRRDWLENNLTVATLLSRVLDERDVAAIAVPYELAGVGQDLDRAIEVLGCTVVPLGAASPSCTPERMVDALHRSGATTLVCSGTRALYLGEIARRRGLDPRTDLTVSKILMAGEGASPAKKRRLADQWGATAYSMFGMTETNTLAMFCAHRELHLVETRTYFEIVDPASGEPLPDGSVGELALTTLASRAMPLLRYRTGDVCQIEAAPCACGSPLRRLRHRGRIGDRIRIGERGTSQLEIEDIVLGAMTRPPYYFAFHVDGGVLEIALPPQSADDDATRTAVADGVRDRLGAPARLRRLDVARFETALRTSAKPTMRTFSAHQEGG, via the coding sequence ATGACCACGCCGGCCAGGGCCGCGGGGCACGACGCGCGCGACCGGCTCCGCGACGTGCTGCTCGCCCGCGTCGACGTCGCCCGCCACGTGGCGGAGGTGACCTCCTTCGACCGGCGGGCCCTCGACTCCTGGGTGCGCCGGGCGCTCGCGGCGACGGTGGCACACGCCTGCGACAACTCCCCGTTCTACGCCGGCTTCGTCCCGGCCCACCTGGTGCGGGCCGTCGCGGACGGCGGCCCCGGGGCGTTCGGCGCGCTGCCCTTCACGACGCGCGAGCACCTCTCCGCCGCCTACCCCCTCGGCATGCTGGCCGTCCCGCGCAGGGACGTCATCCGGTTCGACGAGAGCTCGGGCACGGGCAACGGACGGCCCGTCGCGGCGTTCTTCACGCGGAGGGACTGGCTGGAGAACAACCTGACGGTCGCCACCCTGCTCTCCCGCGTGCTGGACGAGCGGGACGTCGCGGCCATCGCCGTCCCCTACGAACTCGCCGGTGTGGGGCAGGACCTCGACCGCGCCATCGAGGTCCTGGGGTGCACCGTCGTCCCGCTGGGCGCCGCCTCGCCCTCCTGCACGCCCGAGCGCATGGTCGACGCCCTGCACCGCTCGGGCGCCACCACGCTCGTGTGCTCGGGGACGCGCGCGCTGTACCTCGGCGAGATCGCCCGGCGCCGCGGCCTCGACCCGCGCACCGACCTCACGGTCTCCAAGATCCTCATGGCCGGTGAAGGAGCGTCACCGGCCAAGAAGCGGCGCCTCGCCGACCAGTGGGGCGCCACCGCGTACTCGATGTTCGGGATGACCGAGACCAACACGCTCGCCATGTTCTGCGCGCACCGGGAACTGCACCTCGTGGAGACGCGCACGTACTTCGAGATCGTGGACCCGGCGTCGGGCGAGCCCCTGCCCGACGGCAGCGTCGGCGAGCTCGCCCTGACGACGCTCGCGAGCCGGGCGATGCCCCTGCTGCGCTACCGGACCGGGGACGTCTGCCAGATCGAGGCCGCGCCCTGCGCGTGCGGCTCGCCGCTGCGCAGGCTGCGCCACCGCGGCCGCATCGGCGACCGGATCCGGATCGGCGAGCGGGGGACGTCGCAGCTGGAGATCGAGGACATCGTCCTGGGGGCCATGACCCGGCCGCCGTACTACTTCGCCTTCCACGTCGACGGCGGCGTGCTGGAGATCGCCCTGCCGCCACAGAGCGCCGACGACGACGCGACCAGGACGGCGGTCGCCGACGGCGTCCGCGACCGCCTCGGTGCGCCGGCCCGGCTGCGCCGACTCGACGTCGCCCGGTTCGAAACCGCGCTGCGCACCTCGGCCAAGCCGACCATGCGCACCTTCAGCGCGCACCAGGAAGGGGGCTGA
- the mfnA gene encoding tyrosine decarboxylase MfnA, which yields MRSDGIPASVVRRRIAAEMDDDVPWNRVLNSICTEPHPLGVETAAAAAHTNLGDVRIFRGSKRIERKAVQLLLSLLGNPEGSGNLVSGGTEANLIAMLVARESARARGRLTDRPEVVVSSTVHFSFTKVFGLLGLTPVVVPVDAALRLPADEVARHLNEHTIAVVATAGSSEFGVVDAVDAIARAVSPHEVHLHVDAATGGFIIPFARELGHDLPQFDFSVDGVDSITIDPHKYGLVSVPAGAILFRGAEDAGKFAFDSFFIDTPTHHTFLGTRPGGAAVATYAVLEHLGHSGFLSITRTNYEVTAHLVAGLRAAGYTLFIEPELNIVVVRMPNASKISERLESWGWIVSTSKRFVETLRLVVARHVTREMVDEFIPVLDRARKETEAEVAAE from the coding sequence ATGCGAAGCGACGGCATTCCCGCGTCCGTCGTCCGGCGCCGGATCGCGGCCGAGATGGACGACGACGTTCCGTGGAACCGCGTGCTCAACTCCATCTGCACCGAACCGCACCCCCTGGGCGTGGAGACGGCCGCGGCCGCGGCGCACACCAACCTGGGCGACGTCCGCATCTTCCGCGGGTCCAAGCGGATCGAGCGCAAGGCGGTCCAACTGCTCCTCTCCCTGCTCGGCAACCCCGAGGGCTCCGGGAACCTGGTGTCCGGCGGGACCGAGGCCAACCTCATCGCGATGCTGGTGGCCCGCGAGTCGGCCCGCGCCCGGGGCCGGCTCACGGACCGCCCCGAGGTCGTCGTCAGCAGCACCGTGCACTTCTCGTTCACCAAGGTCTTCGGGCTGCTCGGCCTGACACCGGTCGTCGTCCCCGTCGACGCGGCGCTGCGCCTGCCCGCCGACGAGGTGGCCCGGCACCTCAACGAGCACACCATCGCGGTCGTCGCCACCGCGGGCAGCAGCGAGTTCGGCGTGGTCGACGCGGTGGACGCGATCGCCCGCGCCGTGTCCCCGCACGAGGTCCATCTGCACGTCGACGCGGCCACGGGCGGCTTCATCATCCCCTTCGCCCGCGAACTGGGCCACGATCTGCCGCAGTTCGACTTCTCGGTCGACGGCGTCGACTCGATCACCATCGACCCGCACAAATACGGGCTCGTCAGCGTGCCCGCCGGCGCGATCCTGTTCCGGGGTGCCGAGGACGCCGGGAAATTCGCCTTCGACTCGTTCTTCATCGACACACCGACCCACCACACGTTCCTCGGCACGCGCCCCGGGGGCGCCGCCGTCGCGACCTACGCCGTCCTCGAACACCTGGGACATTCGGGATTCCTGTCGATCACGCGCACCAACTACGAGGTGACCGCTCATCTTGTGGCCGGGCTTCGAGCGGCCGGGTACACCTTGTTCATCGAGCCGGAGCTGAACATCGTCGTCGTCAGAATGCCGAACGCCTCGAAGATTTCGGAGCGGCTCGAATCGTGGGGCTGGATCGTCTCGACGTCGAAGCGGTTCGTCGAGACCCTGCGCCTCGTCGTCGCCCGGCACGTCACACGGGAAATGGTCGACGAATTCATTCCCGTGCTCGACCGGGCCCGCAAGGAAACAGAGGCCGAGGTGGCGGCGGAGTGA